A single genomic interval of Rhodopseudomonas palustris harbors:
- a CDS encoding ABC transporter permease subunit, translating into MKAIGVIALKEIQEGLRNRWVFAATLLLAGLSLSLTLLGSAPTGHVGAAALDVVIVSLSSLTIFLLPLIALLISHDAIVGEMERGTMILLLSYPIARTHVILGKFVGHVTILSFATLVGYGVSALALVISGTAVSSQSWAAFVTMLGTSVLLGAVFVALGYAASSLVRQRGTAAGIAVGIWLLLVLVFDMALLGLLVVDQGRLISASVLNVLLFFNPTDLYRLSNLTGTNVSQFAGMAGVAGTVQPSFGGLLAGMAAWVALPLGLAIAVFARREL; encoded by the coding sequence ATGAAGGCCATCGGCGTCATCGCCCTGAAGGAAATTCAGGAGGGCCTGCGCAATCGCTGGGTATTTGCCGCGACCCTGCTGCTCGCCGGATTGTCGCTGTCGCTGACGCTGCTCGGCAGCGCCCCGACCGGCCATGTCGGGGCGGCGGCGCTCGACGTGGTGATCGTCAGCCTGTCGAGCCTGACGATCTTTCTGCTGCCGCTGATCGCGCTCTTGATCTCGCACGACGCCATCGTCGGCGAGATGGAACGTGGCACCATGATCTTGCTGCTGAGCTATCCGATCGCGCGCACCCACGTCATTCTTGGCAAGTTTGTCGGCCACGTCACCATCCTGAGCTTCGCGACGCTGGTCGGCTACGGCGTCTCGGCGCTGGCGCTGGTGATCAGCGGCACGGCGGTGTCGTCGCAGAGCTGGGCGGCGTTCGTCACGATGCTTGGGACCTCGGTGCTGCTCGGCGCGGTGTTCGTCGCACTCGGGTACGCGGCGTCGAGTCTGGTGCGGCAGCGCGGCACGGCGGCCGGCATTGCAGTGGGAATCTGGCTGTTGCTGGTGCTGGTGTTCGACATGGCGCTGCTCGGTCTGTTGGTGGTCGATCAGGGCCGGCTGATCTCGGCAAGCGTGCTCAACGTGCTGTTGTTCTTCAATCCGACCGATCTGTACCGGCTGAGCAATCTGACCGGGACGAATGTCAGCCAGTTCGCCGGCATGGCGGGGGTCGCCGGCACGGTTCAACCCAGTTTCGGCGGCCTGCTGGCCGGCATGGCGGCGTGGGTCGCGCTGCCGCTCGGCCTTGCCATCGCCGTGTTCGCCCGGAGGGAGCTATGA
- a CDS encoding FAD:protein FMN transferase codes for MSQSALTRRRFVTIAASAFGVAMLGRVVPSRASEPVRWRGSALGAQVSIEIHHPDRVAAERLVERSVREVHRLEQMFSLYRPDSAICALNRSGVLIAPDGDVVALLQTTLDFAAQTGGAFDPTVQPLWELYRRHFERSGADPSGPAKADVAGALAKVGYDGVLVSADRIALKRPGAAITLNGIAQGFATDRVVDLLRKGGMTSTLVDIGEIRAIGARPDGVPWRVGLADPEKADVELGTVDLVDRAVATSSGAGFRFDPAGQFTHLFDPSTGRSPSLYRSVSVVAPTATEADALSTAFSMLDRGRIGTIVQARAGVEVLLAHAEGSVQWLRG; via the coding sequence ATGTCGCAATCTGCTCTCACCCGACGGCGTTTCGTCACCATCGCCGCCAGTGCGTTTGGCGTCGCGATGCTCGGGCGCGTGGTGCCGTCGCGCGCGAGCGAGCCGGTGCGCTGGCGCGGCTCGGCGCTCGGCGCGCAGGTGTCGATCGAGATCCACCATCCTGATCGCGTCGCCGCCGAGAGGCTGGTGGAGAGGAGCGTGCGCGAGGTGCACCGGCTCGAGCAGATGTTCAGCCTGTATCGGCCGGACTCGGCGATCTGCGCGCTCAACCGGTCCGGTGTGCTGATCGCGCCGGACGGCGATGTGGTGGCGCTACTGCAGACGACGTTAGACTTCGCCGCGCAAACCGGCGGCGCATTCGATCCCACCGTGCAACCTCTGTGGGAGCTGTATCGACGCCACTTCGAGCGGAGCGGGGCGGATCCGTCCGGTCCAGCGAAGGCAGACGTCGCAGGTGCGCTGGCGAAGGTCGGATACGACGGCGTGCTGGTGTCGGCCGATCGGATCGCGCTGAAACGACCGGGCGCCGCGATCACGCTCAATGGTATCGCCCAGGGCTTCGCCACCGATCGCGTGGTCGATCTGCTGCGCAAGGGCGGGATGACCAGCACCCTGGTCGACATCGGTGAGATCCGTGCGATCGGTGCCCGGCCGGACGGCGTGCCGTGGCGGGTCGGCTTGGCCGATCCGGAGAAGGCCGACGTCGAGCTCGGCACCGTCGATCTGGTTGACCGCGCGGTTGCGACGTCCTCTGGCGCCGGCTTCCGGTTCGATCCGGCCGGGCAGTTCACGCATCTGTTCGATCCCTCGACCGGACGCAGTCCGTCGCTGTATCGTTCGGTCAGTGTCGTCGCGCCCACCGCGACCGAGGCCGATGCGCTATCGACCGCATTCAGCATGCTGGATCGTGGCCGCATCGGCACGATCGTTCAGGCGAGGGCAGGGGTCGAGGTGTTGCTCGCTCATGCTGAGGGAAGCGTGCAGTGGCTGCGCGGGTAG
- a CDS encoding ABC transporter ATP-binding protein — translation MTATVAIEHVEKRYRAVRALHDVSFALEPGRLSALVGHNGAGKTTLIKLMLGLIRPDGGSIRVLGENPAAGEFAGRRCLGFLPENVAFNAALTGRETLAFYARLKGCDARQGAALLDRVGLGEASRRLVGTYSKGMRQRLGLAQALLGRPRVLLLDEPTTGLDPALRLTFYEILDELRRDGATVLISSHALDELEGRAEQVLIMNRGILVADGTLAELRALAGLPIRLSLKLNDPTVRPAWVPGDAAIERDRCEIGVLDHAGKMQLLRQAASDPAVVDIGVAEPTLDELYAHFLLQQERAA, via the coding sequence GTGACCGCGACCGTCGCCATCGAGCATGTCGAGAAGCGCTACCGCGCGGTACGGGCGCTGCACGACGTGTCGTTTGCGCTCGAGCCCGGACGGCTCAGCGCGCTGGTCGGCCACAACGGCGCCGGCAAGACCACGCTGATCAAGCTGATGCTCGGCCTGATCCGCCCGGATGGCGGATCGATCCGCGTGCTCGGCGAGAATCCTGCGGCCGGTGAGTTTGCGGGGCGCCGCTGCCTTGGTTTCCTGCCTGAGAACGTCGCGTTCAATGCCGCGCTGACCGGGCGCGAGACGCTGGCGTTCTACGCGCGCCTGAAGGGCTGCGACGCCCGGCAAGGCGCTGCGCTGCTCGACCGCGTCGGTCTCGGCGAGGCCTCGCGCCGTCTGGTTGGGACTTACTCCAAGGGGATGCGGCAGAGGCTCGGGTTGGCGCAGGCGCTGTTGGGCCGGCCGCGCGTGCTGCTGCTCGACGAACCGACGACGGGGCTCGATCCGGCGCTGCGGCTGACCTTCTACGAAATCCTCGACGAACTGCGGCGCGACGGCGCCACGGTATTGATCTCGTCGCATGCGCTCGACGAACTCGAAGGCCGCGCCGAACAGGTGTTGATCATGAACCGCGGCATTCTGGTCGCCGACGGCACGCTCGCCGAGCTGCGCGCGTTGGCCGGTTTGCCGATCCGGCTGTCGTTGAAGCTGAATGATCCAACCGTGCGTCCCGCCTGGGTGCCGGGCGATGCTGCGATCGAACGCGATCGCTGCGAGATCGGCGTGCTCGATCACGCCGGCAAAATGCAATTGCTGCGGCAGGCGGCGAGCGATCCGGCGGTCGTCGATATCGGCGTCGCCGAGCCGACGCTCGACGAGCTGTATGCCCATTTCCTCCTGCAGCAGGAGCGGGCGGCATGA
- a CDS encoding nitrous oxide reductase accessory protein NosL translates to MRISGRIALLAAALLLAGCNDKSGSTVMPPPVALNADAMGVFCGMNLVEHPGPKGQIITASRIDPYWFSSARDAVAFTLMPDQPRDIRAIYVSDMGRAPNWDQPGETNWVDAKKAFFVIESRKRGGMGAAETVPFGERAAADAFVAANGGRVVTFDAIPSNYVLGSDIPSASDHHGAPETRVN, encoded by the coding sequence ATGAGGATTTCAGGTCGTATCGCGTTGCTTGCGGCGGCGTTGCTGCTCGCCGGCTGCAACGATAAATCCGGCTCGACCGTGATGCCGCCGCCGGTGGCGCTGAACGCCGACGCGATGGGCGTGTTCTGCGGCATGAACCTCGTCGAACACCCCGGCCCGAAGGGACAGATCATCACCGCGAGCCGGATCGATCCGTACTGGTTCTCGTCGGCGCGCGATGCCGTGGCGTTCACGCTGATGCCCGATCAGCCGCGTGACATCCGCGCGATCTACGTCTCGGACATGGGGCGGGCGCCGAATTGGGATCAGCCCGGTGAAACCAACTGGGTTGATGCCAAGAAGGCTTTCTTCGTGATCGAGAGCCGCAAGCGCGGCGGGATGGGCGCGGCCGAAACCGTTCCGTTCGGCGAGCGTGCGGCTGCCGATGCGTTCGTCGCCGCAAATGGCGGTCGGGTGGTGACGTTCGACGCCATCCCCAGCAACTACGTGCTCGGCAGCGACATCCCGTCCGCCAGCGACCATCACGGCGCGCCAGAGACCCGGGTGAATTGA
- a CDS encoding nitrous oxide reductase family maturation protein NosD, with translation MAMTVLSTIVVVAALFSVAATGAASAARIDVVPSSDLQAVLNGASDGDTVALAPGDYRGPIRIERKLALIGQPGAGVLGHGQGSVITVVAPDVTVRGLAVRGSGRDPQTMDSGIFLTQTAERALIEGNRLEDNLFGVNVHGARGSRVAHNTIEGLRGIRLNDAGNGVRVWNAPDVVVDGNTIRYGRDGIFSVTSTKDRFINNRFEKVRFAVHYMYTNDSEISGNVSVGNHGGYAIMYSNRLTIFGNVSERDRDFGLLLNYANFSRIERNRVVGGPLSGISADFEGADADKGMMPVERGAAAAEFGPTKCVFIYNANKNRFRDNWFESCDIGVHFTAGSEGNEIVGNAFIGNRNQVKYVGTRDLDWSKDGRGNYWSDNPAFDLNNDGIADAAYRPNDLVDRVLWTAPAAKVLINSPAVQVLRWAQSQFPALYPGGVVDTHPLIAPPARPMPGVAP, from the coding sequence ATGGCGATGACGGTTCTATCGACGATCGTGGTGGTGGCGGCGCTGTTCAGCGTCGCCGCGACCGGCGCGGCCTCGGCCGCGCGGATCGACGTCGTGCCGTCGTCGGATCTGCAGGCGGTGCTGAATGGCGCCAGCGACGGCGACACCGTCGCGCTGGCGCCTGGGGATTATCGCGGGCCGATCCGGATCGAGCGTAAGCTCGCCCTGATCGGCCAGCCCGGCGCTGGAGTGCTCGGGCATGGGCAGGGCAGCGTCATCACCGTGGTGGCGCCCGACGTCACGGTACGCGGCCTCGCGGTGCGCGGCTCGGGCCGCGATCCGCAAACGATGGACTCCGGGATCTTTCTGACCCAGACCGCCGAGCGGGCGCTGATCGAAGGCAATCGCCTCGAGGACAATTTGTTTGGCGTCAACGTCCACGGCGCCCGCGGATCGCGGGTCGCCCACAACACCATCGAGGGGCTGCGCGGCATCCGCCTGAACGATGCCGGCAACGGCGTACGCGTGTGGAATGCGCCGGATGTGGTCGTCGATGGCAACACCATCCGTTATGGCCGCGACGGCATCTTCTCGGTGACGAGCACCAAGGACCGCTTCATCAACAACCGGTTCGAGAAGGTGCGGTTCGCGGTGCACTACATGTACACCAACGACAGCGAGATCAGCGGCAACGTTTCGGTCGGCAATCACGGCGGCTACGCCATCATGTATTCCAACCGGCTGACGATCTTTGGCAACGTCTCCGAGCGTGACCGCGATTTCGGGCTGCTGCTCAACTATGCAAACTTCTCGCGGATCGAACGCAACCGCGTCGTCGGCGGACCGCTGTCAGGGATCAGCGCCGATTTCGAAGGCGCAGACGCCGACAAGGGCATGATGCCGGTCGAGCGTGGCGCAGCTGCGGCCGAGTTCGGCCCGACCAAATGCGTCTTCATCTACAACGCCAACAAGAACCGGTTTCGCGACAACTGGTTTGAGAGCTGTGACATCGGCGTGCACTTCACCGCCGGTTCGGAAGGCAACGAGATCGTGGGCAATGCGTTTATCGGCAATCGCAATCAGGTGAAATACGTCGGCACCCGCGACCTCGACTGGTCGAAGGATGGCCGCGGCAATTACTGGAGCGACAATCCGGCCTTCGACCTCAACAACGACGGCATCGCCGACGCCGCGTATCGGCCGAACGATCTGGTCGATCGGGTGTTGTGGACCGCGCCGGCTGCCAAGGTGCTGATCAACAGCCCCGCCGTGCAGGTGTTGCGTTGGGCTCAGAGCCAGTTTCCGGCGCTGTATCCGGGCGGGGTGGTCGATACCCATCCGCTGATCGCGCCGCCGGCGCGGCCGATGCCGGGAGTGGCACCGTGA